One Methanocaldococcus infernus ME DNA segment encodes these proteins:
- a CDS encoding 30S ribosomal protein S11, translating into MTEKKEKWGIVHIYSSYNNTIIHATDITGAETIARVSGGMVTRNQRDEGSPYAAMQAAFKLAEILKERGVTNIHIKVRAPGGSGQKNPGPGAQAAIRALARAGLRIGRIEDVTPIPHDGTTPKKRFKK; encoded by the coding sequence ATGACAGAGAAAAAAGAGAAGTGGGGAATTGTTCATATCTATTCTTCATACAACAACACCATTATACATGCTACAGACATAACAGGAGCTGAAACCATAGCAAGAGTCTCTGGTGGTATGGTTACAAGAAACCAGAGAGATGAAGGATCTCCTTATGCAGCTATGCAGGCAGCTTTTAAATTGGCAGAAATTTTAAAGGAGAGAGGAGTTACCAACATACATATAAAGGTTAGAGCTCCTGGGGGAAGTGGGCAAAAGAATCCTGGACCAGGAGCACAGGCAGCAATTAGGGCTTTAGCAAGAGCTGGGCTAAGAATTGGAAGAATTGAAGATGTTACACCAATTCCTCATGATGGAACCACTCCAAAGAAGAGATTCAAGAAATAA
- a CDS encoding 50S ribosomal protein L13, which translates to MPTVIDAEGAILGRLASNVAKRVLRGEEIIIINAEKAIITGNKQWVIKHYQEERAKKNVANPRRFGPKFPRRPDDILRRTIRKMLPYKKAKGREAFKRVKVYVGNPLNLEPDETMKRELKSVKYITLGELSKHLGAKF; encoded by the coding sequence TTGCCAACAGTAATAGATGCTGAGGGAGCAATATTAGGAAGGTTAGCCTCTAATGTTGCTAAGAGAGTTTTAAGAGGAGAGGAAATAATTATTATAAATGCTGAGAAAGCTATTATAACAGGAAACAAGCAGTGGGTTATAAAACACTACCAAGAAGAGAGAGCTAAGAAAAATGTAGCCAACCCAAGAAGATTTGGGCCTAAGTTTCCAAGAAGACCTGATGATATATTAAGAAGAACCATAAGAAAGATGCTTCCTTACAAGAAAGCTAAGGGAAGAGAGGCATTTAAGAGAGTTAAGGTTTATGTTGGAAATCCTTTAAATTTAGAACCTGATGAAACAATGAAAAGAGAGCTTAAGTCAGTTAAATACATAACCTTAGGAGAGCTTAGCAAACACTTAGGAGCAAAGTTCTAA
- a CDS encoding 30S ribosomal protein S13 has product MAEVQNSEFKYLIRISRTDIDGNKKVIMALQDIYGIGEAMARAIVRVTNIDPNKLAGYLTDEEVKKIEEVLQDPAKFGIPSWMFNRRKDYVTGEDKHVIEGDLIVVKQEDINRLKRIKCYRGIRHELGLPCRGQRTKSTFRRGPTVGVSRRKK; this is encoded by the coding sequence TTGGCAGAAGTCCAAAATTCTGAATTTAAATATTTAATTAGAATATCAAGAACCGATATTGATGGTAATAAAAAAGTGATCATGGCTCTCCAAGACATCTACGGAATTGGAGAGGCGATGGCAAGAGCTATCGTTAGAGTAACCAACATCGACCCAAACAAGTTAGCCGGTTACTTAACTGATGAAGAGGTTAAAAAGATAGAAGAGGTTTTACAAGATCCTGCTAAGTTTGGAATTCCTTCTTGGATGTTTAATAGAAGGAAAGATTACGTTACAGGAGAAGATAAACACGTTATTGAAGGAGACTTAATTGTTGTTAAGCAGGAAGATATTAACAGATTGAAGAGAATCAAGTGTTACAGAGGAATTAGACACGAATTAGGATTACCATGTAGAGGACAGAGAACAAAGAGTACATTTAGAAGAGGTCCAACAGTTGGAGTTTCAAGAAGGAAAAAGTAA
- a CDS encoding methanogenesis marker 12 protein, whose translation MITIGIDHGTSGIVTCIRENGKNRIFKLRRKELLKKSYLEELKKHVDLEKIDLIALTYSMGDGINKIMPIEKVKNRGVKSLEGAGEKIGGGTKVYDEIKDSGIPTVVIPGLHRETECLDKRFRALYSHISSPEKIGIAYYAHKLFNLDNFILSDISSNTVTLLIKDKKIVGGFDACIGAIGMLHGPLDLEFIRAIDMKKMTANEAFSRAGAVKIAKIYKGPEETKEEIIKNYYTNENCKLAIDSLVLSVAMEISSLLILTKEKNVVLAGSIGSLKEPNIGEMIKELLPNVNLYILEGESASIGLAMIAEDILRGKKDFLGICYDNNRI comes from the coding sequence ATGATAACCATAGGCATAGATCATGGAACCTCTGGCATTGTTACATGTATAAGAGAGAATGGAAAAAATAGGATATTTAAGCTAAGGAGGAAAGAATTGTTAAAGAAATCTTACTTAGAAGAGCTTAAAAAACATGTTGATCTTGAAAAAATAGATTTAATAGCTCTAACCTATTCTATGGGGGATGGGATTAACAAGATAATGCCAATTGAGAAGGTTAAAAATAGAGGAGTTAAGAGCTTAGAAGGAGCTGGAGAGAAGATAGGAGGAGGAACTAAGGTTTATGATGAGATTAAGGATAGTGGAATTCCAACTGTTGTTATCCCTGGCTTACATAGAGAGACAGAATGCTTAGACAAGAGATTTAGAGCTTTATATTCTCACATCTCTTCCCCTGAGAAGATTGGAATAGCTTACTATGCCCATAAATTATTTAATTTAGATAATTTTATACTCTCAGACATTTCATCAAATACTGTCACACTCTTAATTAAAGATAAAAAAATAGTTGGGGGCTTTGATGCCTGTATTGGAGCTATTGGTATGTTACATGGCCCATTAGACTTAGAGTTTATTAGAGCTATTGACATGAAAAAGATGACAGCAAATGAGGCCTTCTCCAGAGCTGGAGCTGTGAAGATAGCTAAGATCTATAAAGGACCAGAGGAAACCAAGGAGGAGATTATTAAAAATTACTATACTAATGAAAATTGTAAATTGGCAATAGATAGCTTAGTGCTAAGTGTAGCTATGGAAATCTCTTCTCTCTTAATTTTAACTAAGGAGAAGAATGTGGTTTTAGCAGGCTCCATTGGTTCATTAAAAGAGCCAAATATAGGAGAGATGATAAAAGAGCTTCTTCCAAATGTTAATTTGTATATCTTAGAAGGAGAAAGTGCTTCTATAGGCTTAGCTATGATAGCTGAAGATATACTAAGAGGAAAAAAAGACTTTTTGGGAATTTGCTATGATAATAATAGGATATAG
- a CDS encoding 50S ribosomal protein L18e, with protein MAIKTRATDPRLVKLIETLKYESYKNNAKIWKDLARRLAKPRRRRAEVNISKINRYTKEGDIVVVPGKVLGAGKLEHKVVVAAFSFSETAKKLIEAAGGEAITIEELIKRNPKGSNVKIMR; from the coding sequence ATGGCAATTAAAACAAGAGCAACAGACCCAAGATTGGTTAAGCTGATTGAAACACTTAAGTATGAGAGCTATAAAAACAATGCTAAGATCTGGAAGGATTTAGCAAGAAGGTTAGCTAAGCCAAGGAGAAGAAGAGCTGAGGTTAATATAAGTAAAATTAACAGATATACAAAAGAAGGAGATATTGTTGTAGTTCCTGGGAAAGTCTTAGGAGCTGGGAAGTTAGAGCATAAGGTTGTTGTTGCAGCCTTCTCCTTCAGTGAAACAGCTAAGAAATTAATAGAGGCTGCAGGAGGAGAGGCTATTACAATAGAAGAGCTTATAAAAAGAAATCCTAAGGGAAGTAATGTAAAAATTATGAGGTGA
- a CDS encoding DUF505 family protein — translation MFLKKRHLEILKKMKETESQKEIEKALPEDFKNRVVELYILGFVELEGDSIRFTEAGKRLLELVEKLDIENLPEIFIDSEIIKIMELLEETGQVPEDWLALLKERQLADDNGLNEIGKEILKIYRETHPIVYLTPQILSFVRNMPKIGLYDELITYKNSKNFGDYIINALQAMRLLMISPKTSDKAFSTTKTLANVIKIANMVPNISRALILRKEDFELLESGKGSESLEESGFYKEGVTELGKEMMETYKGLGKVEEKTLPIYVLEDELEVLKAIEEIKKIYETNPKVIPTYKEIEKRVNIKDLGETLHILESKELIERKVVDNKDTYWMTEFGEKAKEFGKVTTDGMKAITYPEAGDVPIAEWVMVGKEEGTVKRGITEKGKFYMNLSKTIKRKPYLTKYDVSALVKVPKKKYIHRDELVKLIMEHVGGEEEEIIRAINEAESKGFIVELQNKMIKLTKLGEDVKDAVEEARVPELLNTKFAVTPTTFNILRAIYENREEFDRVWKEKEEGKEHKENEIILLAKLLPLTIDEIKKSLVILKNTGFIGKRGLTDAGKKLVEAYLTFWA, via the coding sequence ATGTTCTTGAAAAAGAGACATTTAGAGATATTAAAAAAGATGAAAGAGACAGAGAGTCAGAAAGAGATTGAAAAAGCTTTACCAGAAGATTTTAAAAATAGAGTAGTTGAGCTTTACATCTTAGGATTTGTTGAGCTTGAAGGAGATAGCATAAGATTTACTGAAGCTGGGAAGAGGTTGTTAGAGCTTGTTGAAAAGTTAGACATTGAGAACTTGCCAGAAATCTTTATTGACAGTGAAATTATAAAAATTATGGAGTTACTTGAAGAGACTGGACAGGTTCCAGAGGATTGGCTTGCCTTACTAAAGGAGAGACAGTTAGCTGATGACAATGGATTAAATGAGATAGGGAAAGAGATATTAAAGATCTACAGAGAAACACACCCAATAGTTTATTTAACTCCACAAATATTAAGCTTTGTTAGAAACATGCCAAAGATAGGATTGTATGATGAACTCATAACTTACAAAAATTCTAAGAATTTTGGGGACTACATAATAAATGCTCTACAGGCTATGAGATTATTGATGATCTCTCCAAAGACATCTGATAAAGCCTTTTCAACAACAAAAACCTTAGCCAATGTTATTAAGATAGCAAACATGGTTCCAAATATATCAAGAGCTTTAATTTTGAGAAAGGAGGACTTTGAATTGTTAGAGAGTGGAAAGGGTAGTGAGAGCTTAGAGGAAAGTGGCTTCTATAAGGAAGGGGTTACAGAGTTAGGTAAGGAGATGATGGAAACCTATAAAGGGTTGGGGAAGGTTGAAGAGAAAACCCTGCCAATATATGTTTTAGAGGATGAGTTAGAGGTTTTAAAGGCTATAGAAGAGATTAAGAAGATATATGAAACCAATCCAAAGGTTATACCAACATATAAAGAGATTGAAAAGAGAGTTAATATTAAAGACTTAGGAGAGACTTTACACATCTTAGAGTCTAAGGAGTTAATTGAGAGGAAAGTTGTTGATAATAAAGATACTTACTGGATGACAGAATTTGGAGAGAAGGCTAAAGAGTTTGGAAAGGTAACAACTGATGGAATGAAAGCTATAACCTACCCAGAAGCTGGAGATGTGCCAATAGCTGAGTGGGTAATGGTTGGAAAGGAAGAGGGGACAGTGAAGAGAGGAATCACTGAGAAAGGAAAGTTCTATATGAACCTATCTAAAACTATTAAGAGAAAGCCATACTTAACAAAGTATGATGTTTCAGCCTTAGTAAAGGTTCCTAAGAAGAAATATATCCACAGAGATGAGCTTGTTAAATTAATTATGGAGCATGTTGGAGGAGAGGAAGAAGAGATTATAAGAGCTATCAATGAGGCTGAATCTAAAGGGTTTATAGTTGAGCTACAGAACAAGATGATAAAGCTAACCAAGTTAGGAGAAGATGTTAAAGATGCTGTAGAAGAGGCAAGAGTCCCAGAACTTTTAAATACTAAATTTGCTGTAACCCCAACAACCTTTAATATACTAAGAGCTATCTATGAGAATAGAGAGGAGTTTGATAGAGTTTGGAAGGAGAAAGAGGAGGGTAAGGAGCATAAGGAGAATGAGATTATTTTATTGGCTAAGCTCTTACCTTTAACAATAGATGAGATTAAAAAATCTTTGGTTATACTTAAAAACACTGGCTTCATTGGAAAGAGAGGTTTAACAGATGCTGGTAAGAAGTTAGTTGAAGCTTATCTAACCTTCTGGGCTTAA
- a CDS encoding 30S ribosomal protein S4: protein MGDPRRRFPKKYETPNHPWIKERIEREKELCRKYGLRRKREVWKAETILRKYRRQARRLISDTTEQGAKEAQQLFNVLRRYGILRKDNPTLDDVLALTVEDILERRLQTLVFRKGLARTPRQARQLIVHGHIAINGRRVTVPSYLVTVEEEDSIDYYKNSPFVNKDHPERAKIIGLVEEEQQE from the coding sequence ATGGGAGACCCAAGGAGAAGATTTCCTAAGAAGTATGAAACACCTAACCACCCATGGATTAAGGAGAGAATTGAGAGAGAAAAAGAACTTTGTAGAAAGTATGGTTTAAGGAGAAAAAGAGAAGTTTGGAAAGCTGAAACAATCTTAAGAAAGTACAGAAGACAGGCAAGAAGGTTAATTAGTGACACAACAGAACAAGGGGCTAAGGAGGCTCAGCAGTTATTCAATGTCTTAAGAAGATATGGAATTTTAAGAAAGGATAACCCAACATTGGATGATGTCTTAGCTTTAACTGTTGAAGATATCTTAGAGAGAAGATTACAAACCTTAGTTTTCAGAAAGGGGTTAGCAAGAACTCCAAGACAGGCAAGACAGTTAATAGTCCATGGACACATAGCTATCAATGGTAGAAGGGTTACAGTTCCAAGCTACTTAGTTACAGTTGAGGAAGAGGATAGTATAGATTACTATAAAAACTCTCCATTTGTAAATAAAGATCATCCTGAGAGAGCTAAGATTATTGGATTAGTTGAGGAAGAGCAACAAGAATAA
- the mtxX gene encoding methanogenesis marker protein Mmp4/MtxX — protein MIIIGYRGNEEVLKAYEKLKEEGIEVKIVKDPEELISYLFDKDVKGVIRGSLPSSEVIPLLRERLGKFYRASILKNPFTKNIFLLSPVGIDEVKGLEDKINIINYGAKFLEELKIEPKIALLSGGRLEDLGRDERVDRTIKEAEEVKKRVSYIVEHRGIVIEEYLKEDFNLIVAPDGISGNLIFRCLALVCKLEGYGAILLSEKKVNYIDTSRSGDWRRYYNAAKLLLGNFK, from the coding sequence ATGATAATAATAGGATATAGAGGGAATGAAGAAGTGTTAAAAGCCTATGAAAAATTAAAAGAGGAAGGGATAGAGGTTAAAATTGTTAAGGATCCAGAGGAACTTATAAGTTATCTCTTTGATAAGGATGTTAAAGGAGTTATAAGAGGCTCTCTACCTTCTTCAGAAGTTATTCCATTACTTAGAGAAAGGTTAGGGAAATTTTATAGAGCCTCAATATTGAAGAACCCTTTTACAAAGAACATTTTTTTACTATCTCCTGTTGGCATAGATGAGGTTAAGGGTTTAGAGGATAAAATTAATATTATAAACTATGGAGCCAAATTTTTGGAAGAGCTTAAGATTGAGCCAAAAATAGCCTTACTCTCAGGAGGTAGGTTAGAGGACTTAGGAAGGGATGAGAGAGTTGATAGAACAATAAAAGAAGCTGAGGAAGTAAAAAAGAGAGTCTCTTATATTGTGGAGCATAGGGGGATAGTGATTGAAGAGTATTTAAAAGAAGATTTTAATTTAATAGTGGCTCCAGATGGGATAAGTGGAAATTTAATATTTAGATGCTTAGCCTTGGTTTGTAAATTAGAAGGCTATGGGGCCATCTTACTCTCAGAAAAGAAGGTTAATTATATTGACACCTCAAGGAGTGGGGATTGGAGAAGATACTATAATGCTGCCAAGCTACTTTTAGGAAACTTTAAGTAA
- a CDS encoding DNA-directed RNA polymerase subunit D, whose translation MLNIKEKKKTRIGEEFIFSLKAPISFSNAIRRIMISEVPTFAIEDVFIYENSSSMDDEILAHRLGLIPIKGKPAFENETILFTLEKEGPCVVYSSDLKSDNGEVAFKNIPIVKLGEKQRIKIECEAVPGIGKVHAKWQPCNAVYKQLSEDEVEFLVESFGQMDSLEILEEATKILKNKAQEFLKQLEELEGEDGN comes from the coding sequence TTGTTAAATATTAAAGAGAAGAAAAAAACAAGAATAGGGGAAGAGTTTATCTTCTCCCTAAAAGCCCCTATTTCTTTTTCTAATGCCATAAGAAGAATTATGATCTCTGAAGTCCCAACTTTTGCTATTGAAGATGTTTTTATATATGAGAACTCTTCATCTATGGATGATGAAATCTTAGCCCATAGACTTGGTTTAATTCCAATTAAGGGAAAGCCTGCATTTGAAAATGAAACCATCTTATTTACCTTAGAAAAAGAAGGTCCTTGTGTAGTCTATTCCTCAGATTTAAAGTCTGATAATGGAGAAGTAGCTTTTAAAAATATCCCTATTGTAAAATTGGGAGAAAAACAAAGGATAAAAATTGAGTGTGAAGCTGTTCCTGGGATTGGAAAGGTTCATGCCAAGTGGCAACCCTGTAATGCTGTTTATAAACAACTATCTGAGGATGAAGTTGAGTTTCTTGTAGAGAGTTTTGGGCAAATGGATAGCTTAGAAATTTTAGAAGAGGCTACAAAAATTTTAAAAAATAAGGCTCAAGAGTTTCTGAAACAACTGGAAGAGTTGGAGGGAGAGGATGGCAATTAA
- the larE gene encoding ATP-dependent sacrificial sulfur transferase LarE produces the protein MEHIEKLLQTYKGKKVILAFSGGVDSLILAILLSRVAKVKCVFIKTPYIHKYKEEDAKALAKKFNLDLEILYVDKIVENSKLRCYHCKKMFFSILNKMKEELSYDLVVDGTHYDDLFEDRPGLKALEELNISSPFAEFKVRKGDILKLAKDLNINIPKETCLLTRFDRDVDEKELRKVEALEEFLRKFLKGSIRLRDRGDKAILEIEDIKNFEHNREVILSELRKYYDDILVIKK, from the coding sequence ATGGAACATATTGAGAAACTCTTACAAACTTACAAAGGAAAGAAAGTGATTCTGGCATTTTCTGGAGGAGTTGATAGCTTAATCTTAGCAATATTGTTAAGTAGAGTAGCTAAGGTTAAGTGTGTCTTTATAAAAACTCCATACATTCATAAATATAAAGAAGAAGATGCCAAGGCTTTAGCTAAGAAGTTTAACTTAGATCTTGAAATTCTTTATGTTGATAAGATTGTTGAAAATAGTAAGTTAAGATGCTACCATTGTAAAAAGATGTTTTTCTCAATTTTAAATAAGATGAAAGAGGAGTTAAGTTATGACTTAGTAGTTGATGGAACACACTATGATGATCTCTTTGAGGATAGACCTGGACTAAAAGCTTTAGAAGAGCTTAATATCTCTTCTCCTTTTGCAGAGTTTAAGGTTAGAAAAGGGGATATTTTAAAATTAGCTAAAGATTTAAATATAAATATTCCAAAAGAAACCTGTTTATTAACAAGATTTGATAGAGATGTTGATGAAAAAGAGCTTAGAAAAGTTGAAGCCTTGGAAGAGTTTCTAAGAAAGTTTCTTAAGGGATCAATAAGGTTAAGGGATCGTGGAGATAAAGCTATATTGGAAATTGAGGACATAAAAAACTTTGAACATAATAGAGAAGTAATTTTAAGTGAGTTGAGGAAGTATTATGATGATATATTGGTTATAAAAAAATAG
- a CDS encoding phosphoadenosine phosphosulfate reductase domain-containing protein: MDNKFLSPYENEILKRLTGKDFKDLAVILEKIGGLDYRKKVYIDNLYIGILEFNLITLQWEFHPSANFYLIEKPKIRLKPTRRKIKGKKINLELIENPEELEEGYFGFEMGNYVGVGIKKGDKIKIKDLTLKREVFLEKLDSYIKKNKNRIEKLEKKAKNLIKNYKGKEINASFSGGKDSSVSTLLANEIIKDIEVIFIDTGLEFPETIKFVKDFAKKYDLNLTILKGGDFWEELNKRGVPTKDNRWCNTICKLNPLREYLKKYKLVYTINGSRRAESFSRERLSYEKRGLIENQINVFPILDWKGVDVWSWIYLNDILYNPLYDKGFERIGCYLCPAMLNAEFLRVRELYPELFNKWVNALKSFGYSEEEILRGFWRWKHLPKKLKEIKRLINL, translated from the coding sequence ATGGACAACAAATTCCTCTCTCCCTATGAAAATGAGATTTTAAAAAGGTTAACAGGAAAAGATTTTAAAGACTTAGCTGTCATCTTGGAAAAGATTGGAGGCCTTGATTATAGGAAGAAGGTTTATATTGATAACTTATATATTGGCATATTAGAATTTAATTTAATCACTCTACAGTGGGAATTTCACCCCTCAGCCAACTTCTACTTAATAGAGAAGCCTAAAATAAGGTTAAAGCCAACAAGAAGAAAAATTAAAGGGAAAAAGATAAATTTAGAGCTAATTGAAAATCCAGAGGAGTTAGAAGAGGGATACTTTGGCTTTGAGATGGGGAATTATGTAGGAGTTGGGATTAAGAAGGGAGATAAAATTAAAATTAAAGACTTAACACTAAAAAGAGAGGTTTTCCTTGAAAAACTTGATAGTTACATAAAAAAGAATAAAAATAGGATAGAGAAGTTAGAAAAAAAAGCTAAAAATTTAATTAAAAATTATAAGGGTAAGGAGATAAATGCTTCATTCTCTGGAGGGAAAGATAGTTCTGTCTCAACACTCTTAGCCAATGAAATTATTAAAGATATAGAAGTCATCTTTATAGACACTGGCTTAGAGTTTCCTGAAACTATAAAGTTTGTTAAAGACTTTGCTAAGAAATATGACTTAAACTTAACAATCTTAAAAGGAGGAGACTTTTGGGAAGAGCTTAATAAAAGAGGAGTTCCAACCAAGGATAATAGGTGGTGTAACACTATTTGTAAGCTTAACCCTCTAAGGGAATACTTAAAAAAATACAAGTTAGTTTATACAATAAATGGAAGTAGAAGAGCTGAAAGCTTTTCAAGGGAAAGGTTGAGTTATGAGAAGAGAGGGCTGATAGAGAATCAGATAAATGTCTTCCCAATCTTGGACTGGAAAGGGGTTGATGTTTGGTCTTGGATCTATCTTAATGACATCCTTTACAATCCTCTCTATGATAAAGGCTTTGAAAGGATTGGCTGTTATCTATGCCCAGCTATGCTAAATGCTGAGTTTTTAAGAGTTAGAGAGCTCTATCCTGAACTCTTCAATAAGTGGGTAAATGCTTTAAAGAGCTTTGGTTACTCTGAAGAAGAGATATTAAGGGGATTTTGGAGATGGAAACACTTACCTAAGAAGTTGAAAGAGATAAAAAGATTGATAAATTTATAA